The Deltaproteobacteria bacterium genome includes a window with the following:
- a CDS encoding DJ-1/PfpI family protein, whose translation MKLQGRKLFLLVEDLYQELEVWYPLLRMREEGAEVVVAGTEAGVTYKSKTGYPVTADIATRDV comes from the coding sequence GAAGCTCTTTCTCCTGGTGGAGGACCTCTATCAGGAGCTGGAGGTCTGGTATCCTCTACTGCGCATGCGGGAGGAGGGTGCCGAGGTAGTAGTGGCAGGCACTGAGGCTGGGGTGACCTACAAGAGCAAGACCGGCTACCCGGTAACTGCAGACATAGCCACCCGGGATGTG